A section of the Pseudanabaena mucicola str. Chao 1806 genome encodes:
- a CDS encoding protochlorophyllide reductase, which produces MSYPQKPTVIITGASSGVGLWSAKALVDRGWFIIMACRNINKTHKAAESVGIAKDKYEVIQVDLGSLVSVREFVAKFRATGRSLDAIVVNAAIYTPLLKEPQRSPEGFELTMTTNHLSHFLLVNLLLEDMKKSTYSDRRVVILGTVTHNPDELGGKIPPQPDLGNLEGFEKGFKPPISMANGKKFEPVRAYKESKVCNILTMRELHRRFHDSTGITFTSLYPGCVADTPLFRNHYPLFQKLFPLFQKNITKGYVTQELSGQRVADVVTDPAYRQSGAYWSWGNRQKKDGKSFVQTVSPQARDDARAAKMWDLSAKLVGLV; this is translated from the coding sequence ATGTCATATCCACAAAAACCTACAGTCATTATCACAGGCGCATCTTCAGGAGTAGGGCTTTGGTCAGCCAAGGCTCTCGTTGATAGAGGTTGGTTCATTATCATGGCTTGTCGCAATATCAATAAAACCCACAAAGCGGCGGAATCCGTGGGCATTGCCAAAGATAAATATGAAGTCATCCAAGTAGATCTTGGCTCCTTGGTGAGTGTACGTGAATTTGTGGCTAAATTCCGTGCTACAGGTAGATCCCTTGACGCGATCGTGGTCAATGCCGCTATTTATACCCCCTTACTCAAAGAACCACAGCGATCGCCTGAAGGCTTTGAGCTAACTATGACCACCAATCATCTGAGCCATTTCTTGCTGGTCAATCTTCTTTTAGAAGACATGAAAAAGTCTACCTATAGCGATCGCCGAGTGGTTATCCTCGGAACCGTCACCCATAACCCTGACGAATTGGGCGGTAAGATTCCTCCACAGCCAGATCTCGGTAATCTCGAAGGCTTTGAGAAAGGCTTCAAACCACCAATCTCGATGGCAAATGGTAAGAAATTTGAACCAGTGCGTGCTTACAAAGAAAGCAAAGTTTGCAATATCTTGACCATGAGAGAATTGCACCGTCGCTTCCATGATTCCACAGGTATTACCTTCACATCACTTTATCCTGGTTGTGTAGCCGATACGCCTCTCTTCCGCAATCACTATCCTCTATTCCAGAAGTTATTTCCATTGTTCCAAAAAAATATTACTAAGGGCTATGTAACTCAAGAACTATCAGGTCAGAGAGTTGCTGATGTGGTTACCGATCCTGCATATCGCCAATCAGGTGCTTACTGGAGTTGGGGCAATCGCCAAAAGAAAGATGGTAAATCCTTTGTACAAACAGTTTCCCCTCAAGCTCGCGATGATGCCAGAGCCGCAAAAATGTGGGATTTGAGCGCCAAGCTAGTTGGACTTGTCTAA
- a CDS encoding proline--tRNA ligase produces MRLSQMLWVTLREDPAEAELTSHKLLLRAGYIRRVGSGLYVYLPLMWRVLQKISAIVREEMNDTGAQECLLTQMQPAELWQESGRWDTYTKAEGIMFALTDRANREVGLGPTHEEIITAIARDTIRSYRQLPQHLYQIQTKFRDEIRPRFGLMRGREFIMKDGYSFHENEESLKETYYEMDRAYRKMFDRCGLKFRAVEADSGAIGGSGSQEFMVLAEAGEDDILFTEDSSYAANVEKAVSIPPDAIPSHFDKCEKIHTPKAGTIETVCKMLKCDPTQVVKQVLYQVIYDKGTTVLVLVSIRGDRDVNEVKLQNELTKLADRYNGKTIINLQVADAESQQKWAHSKLPVGFIAPDLADSYIDKIKDFAPKFLRLVDRTAADLQNFVTGANESDYHFVGANWGKDFTLPPIVNIDKAKAGDRAVHDPSQILQTARGIEVGHIFQLGTKYSKAMKATFTNELGEELPLVMGCYGLGVSRLAQAAVEQSHDKDGIIWNKAIAPYHVIVTVPNVGDAKQMDVGERLYTALDAAGVEVLFDDRDERAGVKFKDADLVGIPYRVVTGKAIADGKVEIVNRATKVATLVEIDSVVEYLQNELK; encoded by the coding sequence ATGCGCCTATCTCAAATGCTCTGGGTCACTCTGCGTGAAGATCCCGCCGAAGCAGAACTCACAAGTCACAAACTCTTGCTTCGTGCTGGCTACATCAGGCGCGTAGGTTCAGGATTATATGTTTACTTGCCACTCATGTGGCGTGTTTTGCAAAAGATCTCGGCGATTGTTCGTGAAGAGATGAACGACACAGGAGCGCAGGAATGTCTATTGACGCAAATGCAACCTGCGGAACTTTGGCAGGAGTCGGGACGTTGGGACACTTATACCAAAGCTGAAGGGATCATGTTTGCCCTCACTGATCGTGCTAACCGTGAAGTTGGTTTAGGACCTACCCACGAAGAAATTATTACAGCGATCGCTAGAGATACGATCCGTTCCTACCGCCAATTGCCACAGCATTTATATCAAATCCAAACCAAGTTCCGAGATGAGATTCGTCCTCGTTTTGGATTAATGCGTGGACGCGAGTTCATCATGAAGGATGGCTACTCCTTCCATGAAAATGAAGAGAGTCTCAAGGAAACATACTACGAAATGGATCGCGCCTATCGCAAGATGTTTGATCGCTGTGGTTTGAAATTCAGGGCAGTAGAAGCAGACTCAGGTGCGATCGGTGGTTCGGGTTCGCAGGAGTTCATGGTACTAGCAGAAGCAGGAGAAGATGACATTCTTTTCACCGAAGATAGCAGCTATGCCGCTAATGTTGAGAAAGCGGTATCCATTCCACCTGATGCAATTCCTTCACATTTTGATAAATGTGAAAAGATACATACGCCCAAAGCTGGCACGATTGAGACGGTCTGCAAGATGCTGAAATGTGATCCCACCCAAGTCGTGAAACAGGTGCTTTATCAAGTTATCTATGATAAGGGTACGACTGTATTAGTATTAGTTAGCATTCGTGGTGATCGTGATGTTAATGAAGTGAAGTTGCAGAATGAATTGACTAAACTCGCTGATCGTTACAATGGCAAAACAATTATCAATCTCCAAGTTGCTGATGCGGAGTCGCAACAAAAATGGGCGCATTCCAAACTTCCTGTCGGCTTTATTGCTCCAGATTTAGCTGATAGCTATATCGATAAGATCAAAGACTTTGCACCGAAATTCTTGCGTTTAGTTGATCGCACTGCGGCAGATTTGCAGAACTTTGTCACAGGTGCAAACGAATCGGATTATCATTTTGTCGGCGCAAATTGGGGTAAGGATTTTACATTACCACCTATTGTGAATATTGATAAAGCCAAGGCAGGCGATCGCGCAGTTCACGATCCTTCGCAGATTTTGCAAACTGCTAGAGGTATCGAAGTCGGTCACATTTTTCAATTGGGAACCAAATATTCTAAGGCGATGAAAGCAACTTTCACTAATGAACTGGGCGAAGAATTGCCCCTAGTGATGGGTTGCTATGGCTTAGGCGTTTCACGTCTTGCCCAAGCGGCGGTTGAGCAATCTCATGACAAAGATGGTATTATCTGGAATAAAGCGATCGCTCCCTACCATGTCATTGTCACCGTGCCAAATGTGGGTGATGCGAAGCAAATGGATGTCGGCGAAAGGCTCTATACTGCCCTAGATGCCGCAGGAGTGGAAGTATTATTTGATGATCGCGATGAGAGGGCTGGTGTCAAATTCAAGGATGCCGATCTTGTTGGTATTCCCTATCGTGTAGTCACAGGTAAGGCGATCGCTGATGGCAAGGTGGAAATAGTCAATCGAGCCACCAAGGTAGCAACTTTGGTAGAAATTGATTCAGTGGTGGAATACTTACAAAATGAACTCAAGTAA
- a CDS encoding T3SS (YopN, CesT) and YbjN peptide-binding chaperone 1, which yields MKFETPVQKACYEKIQLWLKDLYENVYSPPYDMPVFVLPLGSATATVEVLPWGNSEAIISTWSYVVTGAEITQDLMRFLLKKNSELQFGVFSIDDDGDIRFHTTLVGSTCDRQELQTLVSSVLETADQYDDAIVATWGGERSLDRSL from the coding sequence ATGAAATTTGAGACACCCGTACAAAAAGCTTGCTATGAAAAGATTCAATTATGGTTAAAGGATTTGTACGAAAATGTTTATTCACCTCCATACGATATGCCTGTATTCGTTTTGCCACTGGGTTCCGCAACTGCTACAGTTGAGGTATTACCTTGGGGCAATTCGGAAGCAATTATTTCCACTTGGTCGTATGTAGTGACTGGCGCAGAAATCACACAGGATTTAATGCGATTTTTACTCAAAAAAAATTCGGAACTTCAGTTTGGGGTATTTAGTATTGATGATGATGGGGATATTCGCTTTCATACAACTTTAGTTGGCTCAACATGCGATCGCCAAGAGTTACAAACCTTAGTATCTTCAGTCCTAGAAACTGCGGATCAGTATGATGATGCGATCGTCGCAACTTGGGGTGGTGAACGCTCTCTAGATCGCAGCCTTTAA
- the wecB gene encoding non-hydrolyzing UDP-N-acetylglucosamine 2-epimerase — MLQPQFHVCVTLGTRPEAIKLAPVIHLFRNNPQFQTSVVLTGQHREMVEQVMQLFDLKADYDLGIMRPKQTLTEITCNSLVGLEKLYREIQPNIVLVQGDTTTAFASALAAFYQQIPIGHVEAGLRTDNLFNPFPEEANRRLVSQIAQLHFAPTPAAVANLQKSGVKEGIHRTGNTVIDALLYVSERSPKCEIKGLDWAKHRVILATVHRRENWGLPLEQIIQAWLQILAEFPDVALVLPMHMNPVVREPLIAKLGNHPRIFLVEPLDYDQLVGAMQRCYLIMSDSGGLQEEAPSLGKPVLVLRSTTERPEAVSAGTSKLVGTNTQDIVASVSKLLDDRTAYEQMASIVNPFGDGKSSQRILDIVHQFLA, encoded by the coding sequence ATTTTGCAACCTCAATTTCATGTCTGCGTCACTTTAGGCACTCGTCCAGAAGCAATTAAGCTTGCCCCTGTGATCCATTTATTTAGAAATAATCCGCAATTCCAGACTTCAGTTGTGTTAACTGGGCAACATCGGGAAATGGTAGAGCAGGTAATGCAATTGTTTGACCTCAAAGCAGATTATGATTTGGGTATTATGCGTCCGAAGCAAACCCTCACAGAGATTACCTGCAATAGCTTAGTTGGCTTAGAAAAGTTATATAGAGAGATTCAACCGAATATTGTCTTAGTCCAAGGAGATACAACCACGGCTTTTGCTTCGGCATTAGCAGCTTTTTATCAACAAATTCCGATTGGTCATGTGGAAGCTGGACTCCGCACCGATAATCTGTTTAATCCCTTTCCAGAAGAAGCCAATCGTCGCCTAGTTTCTCAAATCGCTCAACTACATTTTGCGCCCACTCCTGCTGCCGTGGCGAATCTCCAAAAGTCTGGAGTAAAAGAAGGAATTCATCGTACAGGTAATACAGTGATTGATGCATTACTGTACGTTTCTGAGCGATCGCCAAAGTGTGAAATCAAAGGGTTAGACTGGGCAAAGCATCGGGTGATTCTCGCCACTGTGCATCGTCGCGAAAATTGGGGACTGCCATTAGAGCAAATCATTCAAGCATGGTTGCAGATTTTGGCAGAATTTCCTGATGTGGCTTTAGTGTTGCCTATGCATATGAATCCTGTTGTAAGAGAGCCTTTAATTGCCAAATTAGGCAATCATCCACGCATTTTCTTAGTCGAACCATTGGACTATGATCAATTGGTCGGAGCCATGCAACGCTGCTATTTGATCATGAGCGATTCAGGCGGATTACAAGAGGAAGCTCCTAGCCTCGGTAAACCTGTTTTGGTCTTGCGAAGTACGACTGAGCGCCCAGAGGCAGTTTCCGCAGGGACAAGTAAACTGGTAGGTACTAACACGCAAGATATTGTGGCATCAGTTTCTAAATTATTAGATGATCGCACCGCCTATGAACAGATGGCAAGTATTGTTAATCCCTTTGGCGATGGTAAATCAAGTCAGCGTATCCTAGATATAGTTCATCAGTTTTTAGCTTAA
- a CDS encoding T3SS (YopN, CesT) and YbjN peptide-binding chaperone 1, protein MNFQTEAQKSCYQKVADWLPELCDRISYPIAHNPIFSLHFGSATVLVEIRPFYKTESIIYIWAYAATAVEVSDDLMLYLLKQNDVFRFGGFSMPEDGDVRFHVTLLGTSCQQNEFKLALTEVLESAVHYDDLIVKRWGGRRAADSLFDI, encoded by the coding sequence GTGAATTTTCAGACAGAAGCACAAAAATCCTGTTATCAAAAAGTAGCTGATTGGCTACCTGAACTTTGCGATCGCATATCCTATCCCATCGCTCATAATCCCATTTTTAGCTTGCATTTCGGCTCCGCAACCGTACTGGTAGAAATTCGACCTTTTTATAAAACAGAGTCAATTATTTATATTTGGGCATATGCCGCAACGGCAGTGGAAGTGAGTGATGATCTGATGCTCTATTTGCTCAAGCAGAATGATGTGTTTCGTTTTGGGGGATTTAGTATGCCAGAGGATGGGGATGTTAGGTTTCATGTGACTTTGCTCGGTACATCTTGTCAACAAAATGAGTTTAAGCTGGCGCTGACCGAAGTCTTAGAAAGTGCTGTTCACTATGATGATCTGATTGTGAAGCGTTGGGGTGGTCGAAGGGCTGCCGATTCTCTATTTGATATTTAA
- the acnB gene encoding bifunctional aconitate hydratase 2/2-methylisocitrate dehydratase — MLSDYRDHVADRAAQGIPPLPLNAQQASALCELLQNPPAGEEEFLLALLRDRVPPGVDQAAYVKAGWLTAIAKGESTSPLVSPAYAVELLGTMVGGYNVQTLIDLLSNDDLGDLAATALKKTLLVFDAFNQVLELSQTNARAKAVIDSWAAAEWFTSRPALPETVTVTVFKVTGEINTDDFSPASQAFSRPDIPLHALCMLESRIPDGLQTIAELKQKGHPVAFVGDVVGTGSSRKSAINSVLWHIGNDIPFIPNKRSGGVILGSTIAPIFFNTAEDAGALPIQCDVTKLETGDVITIHTREGKITNAAGETLSTFSLTPDTIADEVRAGGRIPLLIGRSLTARTRQALGLPASNVFILPATPTDTGKGYTLAQKMVGKACGVAGVRPYTSCEPLMTTVGSQDTTGPMTRDELQELACLGFSADLVMQSFCHTAAYPKPTDIKTHKELPDFFSNRGGVALRPNDGIIHSWLNRMLLPDTVGTGGDSHTRFPLGISFPAGSGLVAFAAALGIMPLDMPESVLVRFKGELQPGVTLRDIVNAIPYVAIQRGLLTVEKKNKKNVFAGRIMEIEGLPDLKVEQAFELTDATAERSCSGSTIKLSTETVAEYLRSNVALMKNMIARGYSDAKTLLRRIAKMEEWLANPVLMEADPDAEYAEIIEIDLNEIKEPIVAAPNDPDNVKLLSEVAGDRVDEVFIGSCMTNIGHYRAAAKVLEKEAAVKARLWVAPPTRMDEFQLKEEGIYSTFGVAGARTEVPGCSLCMGNQARVADGATVFSTSTRNFNNRMGKDAQVYLGSAELAAVCALLGRIPTVDEYKAIVTKKIDPFASDLYRYLNFDQIANFEDQGRVIALEDMPRIEDILGIPVGAK, encoded by the coding sequence ATGTTATCAGACTACCGTGACCATGTTGCCGATCGCGCAGCCCAAGGAATTCCCCCTCTCCCCCTCAATGCTCAGCAAGCCTCAGCCCTCTGTGAGCTATTGCAAAATCCCCCCGCAGGCGAAGAGGAATTTTTACTAGCGTTACTACGCGATCGCGTTCCCCCTGGAGTCGATCAAGCTGCCTATGTAAAAGCAGGATGGCTAACGGCGATCGCTAAGGGTGAAAGCACATCCCCTCTAGTATCCCCTGCCTATGCGGTGGAACTGCTCGGCACGATGGTCGGTGGCTATAACGTGCAGACCTTGATTGATTTGTTAAGCAATGATGATTTAGGGGACTTGGCGGCAACGGCCCTCAAAAAGACCCTGCTCGTATTTGATGCCTTTAACCAAGTTTTAGAATTATCGCAAACTAACGCCAGAGCTAAAGCCGTCATCGATTCATGGGCTGCTGCCGAATGGTTTACCAGTCGCCCTGCTTTGCCAGAAACTGTGACTGTGACCGTATTTAAAGTCACAGGTGAAATCAATACCGATGACTTCTCACCCGCTTCTCAAGCCTTCTCCCGTCCCGACATTCCTCTCCATGCTCTCTGTATGCTGGAGTCACGCATTCCCGATGGTCTGCAAACCATTGCCGAACTCAAGCAAAAGGGTCATCCCGTCGCCTTTGTCGGTGATGTCGTGGGAACAGGTTCTTCTCGTAAATCCGCAATTAACTCAGTGCTGTGGCACATTGGCAACGACATTCCCTTCATTCCCAACAAGCGATCGGGCGGTGTGATTTTAGGAAGTACGATCGCGCCGATCTTCTTTAACACTGCTGAAGACGCAGGAGCCTTACCAATTCAGTGTGATGTCACCAAATTGGAAACTGGCGATGTGATTACAATTCACACTCGCGAAGGTAAAATCACCAACGCCGCAGGGGAAACCCTCTCCACCTTCAGCCTCACCCCCGACACGATCGCCGACGAAGTTCGCGCAGGCGGCAGAATTCCTCTCTTGATTGGTCGCAGTTTAACCGCCAGAACCCGTCAAGCCTTGGGACTCCCTGCCAGCAATGTGTTCATCCTTCCTGCCACTCCCACCGACACAGGCAAAGGCTACACCCTCGCGCAAAAGATGGTGGGCAAAGCTTGCGGTGTGGCTGGTGTGCGTCCCTACACTTCCTGCGAACCCTTGATGACCACCGTTGGCTCTCAAGATACCACAGGTCCTATGACTCGCGATGAGTTGCAAGAACTTGCTTGCTTAGGATTTAGCGCTGACTTGGTAATGCAGAGCTTCTGCCATACCGCCGCCTATCCCAAACCCACCGACATCAAAACCCATAAAGAACTTCCTGACTTCTTCTCCAATCGTGGCGGTGTAGCTCTCCGCCCCAACGATGGCATTATCCATTCTTGGTTAAATAGAATGCTCCTGCCCGATACCGTTGGTACTGGTGGCGATTCCCATACCCGTTTCCCCTTGGGCATTTCCTTCCCCGCAGGTTCAGGACTGGTTGCCTTTGCTGCTGCCCTTGGTATCATGCCTCTGGATATGCCTGAATCGGTACTAGTTCGCTTCAAAGGCGAATTGCAACCGGGGGTAACTTTGCGCGATATCGTCAATGCGATTCCCTACGTTGCCATTCAACGCGGCTTGCTCACCGTTGAGAAGAAGAACAAAAAGAATGTCTTCGCAGGTCGGATTATGGAAATCGAAGGTTTGCCCGATTTGAAAGTGGAACAAGCCTTTGAACTTACCGATGCCACTGCCGAACGTTCCTGTTCTGGTAGCACGATCAAACTCAGCACAGAAACCGTTGCCGAATACTTGCGATCAAATGTGGCGCTGATGAAGAACATGATCGCTCGCGGCTATAGCGATGCTAAGACCCTCTTGCGCCGTATCGCCAAAATGGAAGAATGGCTCGCCAATCCTGTATTAATGGAAGCCGATCCTGATGCCGAATATGCAGAAATCATCGAGATTGATCTCAATGAAATCAAGGAGCCAATTGTGGCTGCACCTAACGATCCTGACAATGTGAAGCTGCTCTCAGAAGTGGCAGGCGATCGCGTGGATGAGGTGTTTATCGGTTCCTGCATGACCAACATCGGACATTACCGCGCCGCCGCCAAGGTTCTCGAAAAGGAAGCCGCCGTCAAGGCCCGTCTCTGGGTCGCACCACCCACCCGCATGGATGAGTTCCAACTCAAAGAAGAAGGAATTTATAGTACTTTCGGTGTGGCTGGAGCCAGAACGGAAGTCCCTGGTTGTTCTCTCTGCATGGGAAATCAAGCCCGTGTTGCCGATGGAGCAACGGTCTTCTCTACTTCCACCCGCAACTTCAATAACCGCATGGGCAAGGATGCTCAAGTCTATCTCGGTTCCGCCGAACTAGCGGCGGTCTGCGCCTTACTAGGACGGATTCCTACGGTTGATGAGTACAAGGCGATCGTCACTAAAAAGATTGATCCGTTTGCCAGTGATCTCTATCGCTATCTCAACTTCGATCAGATCGCCAATTTTGAAGATCAAGGTCGGGTGATTGCATTAGAGGATATGCCACGTATTGAGGACATTTTGGGTATACCTGTGGGCGCGAAGTAG
- a CDS encoding CmpA/NrtA family ABC transporter substrate-binding protein yields MNSFSRRKFIANFGIAASTVLLNNCTPKPLANDFLQPTPSANISDHPEISSVRLGLIPSFEVAPLLVAKHKKLFAKYGMTDVELVPFQSWAEIRDRTEIGTELGTNSNGIDGGHFYSPLPEMMNEGINPNKRKTAMYMLMRLHTHGGYIVVSKRLQPFGIQVQRAPFSPWQEVAKLFGSPMNCAISEIGSNYDLWLRYWLASMNIVPQLNIDVLAIPFAEMSNQIERNRVDLLCLDSWNMLKLLQANLIYPAIATGEIWRNHPGECLAMRADWVDKYPIATQALLQGIMEAQIWCDNPTNARELNTLIALSFSSGANLITEPLKMFSQLFKNSPQQTKGILKNNISKNSPNPLAIKYWSNDGISISYPYKSHDIWFLNEYRRWQLLPENFEIKETIDAVNREDLWKNAAKAIGVPDTNIPISTSRGIEAFFDGSRFEPNNPR; encoded by the coding sequence ATGAATTCATTTTCTAGACGTAAATTTATTGCCAATTTTGGAATCGCAGCAAGTACAGTTTTGCTGAATAACTGTACGCCTAAACCTTTAGCAAATGATTTCTTACAACCAACGCCGAGTGCAAATATTTCTGATCATCCTGAAATTTCATCGGTACGTCTAGGACTTATTCCTTCATTTGAAGTAGCCCCTTTACTAGTCGCAAAACATAAAAAGCTATTTGCGAAATATGGCATGACTGATGTGGAGTTGGTTCCCTTTCAGTCATGGGCAGAAATTAGAGATCGCACAGAAATCGGTACGGAACTAGGCACAAACAGCAATGGTATTGATGGTGGACATTTCTATAGTCCTTTACCTGAGATGATGAATGAGGGCATCAACCCTAACAAGCGAAAAACTGCTATGTATATGCTGATGCGCTTACATACGCATGGCGGATATATCGTTGTTTCTAAACGCCTCCAACCCTTTGGTATTCAAGTACAACGCGCTCCCTTTTCACCTTGGCAGGAGGTAGCGAAGTTATTCGGCAGTCCGATGAATTGCGCGATCTCCGAAATTGGTAGTAACTATGATCTCTGGTTACGGTATTGGCTCGCATCGATGAATATTGTTCCGCAACTAAATATTGATGTGCTTGCTATTCCCTTTGCCGAGATGAGCAATCAGATTGAAAGGAATAGGGTCGATTTGCTATGTCTCGATAGCTGGAATATGTTGAAGTTATTACAAGCAAATCTGATTTATCCTGCGATCGCTACTGGGGAGATTTGGCGCAATCATCCAGGGGAATGCTTAGCAATGCGAGCCGATTGGGTGGATAAATATCCCATTGCCACACAAGCCTTACTACAAGGAATCATGGAAGCACAAATCTGGTGTGATAATCCTACGAATGCAAGAGAATTGAATACGCTAATAGCTTTAAGCTTTAGTAGTGGAGCTAATCTGATTACAGAACCCCTGAAAATGTTTTCTCAACTTTTTAAAAATAGCCCACAGCAGACTAAAGGAATTCTGAAAAACAACATTTCAAAAAACTCTCCTAATCCCCTTGCCATTAAGTATTGGTCAAATGATGGTATCTCTATTTCTTATCCCTATAAGAGTCATGATATCTGGTTCTTAAATGAATATAGAAGATGGCAATTACTACCTGAAAATTTTGAAATCAAAGAAACTATTGATGCCGTGAATCGTGAGGATTTATGGAAAAATGCGGCGAAAGCGATCGGTGTTCCTGATACAAATATTCCCATATCTACTTCAAGGGGGATAGAAGCCTTTTTTGACGGCTCAAGGTTTGAACCAAATAATCCTCGATAA